A window from Salvia miltiorrhiza cultivar Shanhuang (shh) chromosome 2, IMPLAD_Smil_shh, whole genome shotgun sequence encodes these proteins:
- the LOC131007591 gene encoding putative pentatricopeptide repeat-containing protein At1g12700, mitochondrial, translating into MDGALQLFSSLGDKEISPDVVTYNSIIDGLCNMRRMDEAKDILKKMIANDVCPNVWTCSILWMLGAEMEMWKRLSILMLVNFGIKSNIISYKFLDEWECEDDLKLCKEMEALQVSAHIMTSSILLDGLYRAHCIAEAFFMLHTMEDKDIIPNIVTYNILIEGLCNDNKVKEAKDLFNELLSKGLLKRNKMHDALPMLEEMDSRGFTLDKIAYSMLIEHVQREGRDIVLFDKVKKLVPKDFNSS; encoded by the exons ATGGACGGTGCTCTCCAACTCTTCTCCTCTTTGGGTGATAAGGAGATTTCACCTGATGTTGTGACATATAATTCAATAATTGATGGGTTGTGCAATATGAGAAGAATGGATGAGGCTAAAGACATTTTGAAGAAGATGATTGCTAATGATGTCTGCCCAAATGTGTGGACGTGTAGTATCTTGTGGATGCTTGGTGCAGAGATGGAAATGTGGAAGAGGCTGAGCATATTGATGCTTG TGAATTTTGGAATCAAGTCTAATATCATAAGCTACAAATTTCTTGATGAGTGG GAATGTGAAGATGACTTGAAGTTGTGTAAAGAGATGGAAGCTCTACAAGTCTCTGCTCATATAATGACTTCTAGTATCTTGTTGGATGGTTTGTACAGAGCTCATTGCATTGCTGAAGCATTTTTTATGTTGCATACCATGGAAGATAAAGACATCATTCCCAACATAGTAACATACAATATTCTCATTGAGGGATTGTGCAATGATAATAAAGTCAAAGAAGCAAAAGATTTGTTCAATGAGCTTCTATCTAAAG GTCTTCTCAAAAGGAACAAGATGCATGATGCATTACCAATGTTGGAAGAGATGGATTCCAGGGGATTCACACTTGACAAAATTGCATATTCGATGTTGATTGAACATGTACAAAGAGAAGGTAGAGATATTGTTTTATTTGATAAGGTTAAGAAACTCGTACCAAAGGACTTCAATTCTAGTTAG